The stretch of DNA CATTCacaaccccccccccccaaatacTATAGtatgtttttcaattttaaaagtttcttttttgaattataattatttatttaactcTTTAACTTTATAAAGAAATATTATAGTCATTCATtgaattttcatctattttaaccattgaacttgtattttttgtcaaattacccTAAAATGGATAGAAAGGTTAATGTTTATTAACTTTGCTGACATGACATACACATGAATTGTCACGTGGGTGATATgtcagtatttaattaatttttttaaaaaaactaaattttaaaaaaatattattttgtattattatatttttaataaattttttgaaaaaaatttaaaaaattcacagGCATGACACGTCATCAAAGTTAAAAGACATTTATTTTTACATCTATTTTGGAGtggtttaacaaaaaaaatataaatttaaaaactaaaagaaattaataaaattaataaaagactaaaataattttgttataaaactaaaaaactaaaaatgtttaaaaaaaagtaGTGATATTGAATCGAAATGGACATAACTAGAGTGGCAGGTAAAGGTCTTAGACTCATTTTGATGAAATGGAGTAATATTAGTTTTAATcccttttaattatatattatttaactcaagttttttaaaaatgttttttttaatttgtgtctCCAGATTTTTATAATTTCAGCTATTCCATTACAAAGTCAGACAATGAAACCCTTATTTTTCTTTGTTGACATTACACCATCTTCTTATCAATGTTTTTATGCcacttatcaaatatttcatTGACAATACAACCTTCATAAATGATTTATCTCACCAAAtcttgtaattttgaaattttcattttgcTTATCATTTGTTAAATTCGAGTGAGTTTTATAAGTGAACATCGCTTAGCTGCTAAATTAAAAACACAGAGTTCTAGTTTTCAACATGAACTATCCAAGAAATCACAATCTGAACTGGAACTAAAACCTACGTATAATAATCGCACATGATGAGACTCAAAGACCCAcacatataattataaattatgaatCTCGAACTTAAATACTCTTACCTTtgtcaattgaatcaaaatcaagttATATTTTGTTTTTGATAATTGAAACTTAGAAAGCAATTAAGTCTACATCAATTAATATTAATCATGGTTTTTATATTGTCATTTTGGCGGTGCCGGGTCTTGACCAATTATTGACAATGatactttataatatattttatgtccaaaatttattgatataattttggttaggccattttatttatgcaattttataacatttaaattgaatttattcaataaaattcataACCAACAAAATCTCAAAGAGAACGACGGAAATGTGATTTATTCCCGAGATTGAATATTCTAAAATGTAaggttttttttatatgaataatataaaataaataaataccataATAGGAATATTGATAAAGCTAGACAAAATGTATAGTGAATATTTGGTGCCGCCTCATCAATTGGTGGCACTCCTTTaatcttaaataaatataaatatatatatatattgtgtgcAGATTGACCAATCGGTGACACTGACTAAAATGTGATGACCTAAAATATTTAAGTACCTGATAtgtaaattttacattttgattgAAAAGCTTTTAAGGTTATGCTAAACAGCTTGACGGCACCAAAGTTCAAAAGAGTAAActcttcttatttatttattttattttccttcaaCATCAAAAATAGAGAGGCCtgttacaaattagtccaaaaagttttttctactaaaaaatatttttgtaagaAAGCCGATTTCAACTggaaataaatttcatttattttctaaaaaatattttttttcaaattattttattccaattcgactaattttttgaaaattaattttacaaaaataattatttgaaaaaaattatttttaaaaaaattattttttaaaaagtaaataaattttatttccaGTTGGAATCAActtttttacaaaaatactttttagtaaaataaatattttggactaattggtaagaggcctctctattttttatgttgaaaggaaataaaaagaaataataaacaaGAAGGGTTTATGAAGCAATTTACCCTTTTGAACTTTGGTGTCAGTGGCACCCTTAAAAGCTTTtcaatcaaaatgaaaattttacataTCAAGTCTCTAAATATTTTAGGTCATcacatttcattctggtacgGTCGGTTGGTTAGGTTGcacccaaaattttctttttaaagattaAATGGGTGCCGCTAATTGGTAGGCAGCACCAAATATTCACAGTACATTTTGTCTAATTTCGTCAATATTATTCTCCTTATCCTATtatggtatttattttatattattcatgtaaaaaaaattaaagatagtTGGAtccatatatattatttaataatgattttcaattcaatttatatttaaaaattattgagtTTACTCGTGAATAAAATAAAGCAGCTCCAAATAAAGGGACAATGCCACTTGCAAAATTGTAGCTGGGTCATGGTCATGGAGGTTGACATCCTGACCTATTCCATGCCACAGATTAAAGCCGTCACAAAAGACCCTAACACAAGTTTTCTCATagcaaagcctttaatttcttcAATTGGTTAGATGGAAGTATAATGTGGCAATCTCAAAGCCACACTGGGTCTCCCTTTAAGTCCTATTGGAAATTTGCTTCCCTTCATTGAATCATTTCATTTATGTTGGATTTTGTTTCTATTactatttaattgaatttttgtgGCTGTAATTAGAATGAAAAAGTTGTGCGTAAGGATCCAGACTAAATGCGTCTACAACCCCTATATTGTTACCCCCCTTTTTTAAATATCTTATATTACCCCTTTTACTACTAAAATATCATGAAGTTTATCGTAAGTCTCCGTGCTATATCGtgaagtttattttaatttttatacatttgaaAAGTTGACATTTTAATCTTTGCATGTCAAGTTTGTTGTTAATGGAACGACATGATTTAACGGtgaaattaaaaggttaaagaatggttttgaagaatgaaaagagatgAGCAATTGACTTTGCTTTTATCTCAAAttgtttttgattttttcttttacaaaattattaggTTTAAACTATTTGTAATTTAGTTCACATCAGCCATCATTAAGTCACgttatttcatttgttttcaagaccaataaatatttttatttgatttaatttcacGTCATTCCATTAACAACAAAGTTAACATATATCTTTCCAAACATACAAGGACTAAAATGAACTCTTTGATATGATGGAAAAACTTGTAATAAACTTTAACCCGCATACATATAAAAAAGTTGATAAAAAATTAATGCTTTGATGtcttaattaatctaaataaaaaaaaagcaataaatATGCAAATAGACCCACTTGAATGAGGTTTAGAACAAAAGTCAGAAACTAAATATTTTAGAAGAGGGCAAATTAAAAGCTTGGATGACTTTTAAAAGTCAAAAGGAGTTAATCAGTAATAAACCAGCGATTAAGATAATTACCACGTGATTCAGATTACCTGTGGGTTCATGCATGGTTTATTTTAAACTCCCTTTTTAAACTGTTTAAAAATGATGGAGCTCACTGTTGACTATATTTGCTGATAACTCCTTGTTCACACGCGATAGGATTTAGTAATTTGCTTATTTTCGGAGATTATGTTAACAGATTTCAAATCATATGACATTGCAAGGAATTCGTGGGACAGTTATTTATTACTCCACTCTTCTCTTTCTTCACGCTTTTTCACTATGAAATCCAAatctttatataatttaattaagtctATCAACCCAGTCATTAGCGGACATATATTATAATTGAAAGAGATGTTGAAATTGTTATGGTATGCATGAATAACCTGGTTTTGAAGTGATAAAAAAATCCACGTGCTTTATGTAGATTCCAGCACACATTTAGATGCTAATACTTTAAAATGGAGAAATTAACCTTAAAAGTTTTGAGACCATATCAACAACTCCCGGCGGGAAAATGGAAATTAATTGTAACGCTGTATTGACTGAATTTTAAGTCTAACATTGCAGGCATATTTCTTCAAATGGCAGAAATTTCCAACTTACTTGGTCATatagaattagaaaaaaaaaatttttgatgTAGGGCATATAAGACATTAATGTTTCTTGgcattttgaaaatttgagattGCCGTTACCCAACGCTCTATAAATTCCccacccactcattcatcatcttaaATCCCCAAACAACCTAGAGAAAGCTTGCGAAACATACACAGCTTCACCATACCTGCCTCTTCCTGCCCAGGAAAGGAATGAAGAGCCTTTGTTTCAGCCCCAGGACGGCTTCCTTGTCCATCTCTCGCCAATCCAACTCACCTTCGCTATCTAGTACTGCTCGCCGTAGATTCTCCCAATCCGAGATCGAGCAGGCCATCGACGCCGCTGCCGCAATCATCATGAAATGGGATGCCGAAACGTCAGCTTACGCTGGAGTTACCTCTCTTTTCCACGAAAACAAGAGAGAAGCCATGCAGTTCACAAAATCCGTCAACGAGCTACAAGATATCATGCATTTGCTGGTTTCTGATCAAGATTCCGGTTCGGAAAAGTTCAGTCAGGCTCAACGTTTGATGCAGATCGCAATGAAGAGGCTTCAAAAAGAGTTTTACCAGATTCTGTCGACGAACCGGGCGGATTTGGATCCGGAATCCGTTTCCACCCGGTCATCACGGACTTCCACAAGCATGTCCGATTATGATGATGATGGCTTGCCGGATGATGAGATTCGCACCGCGGGGGATTCCATCACTGAGTTAGAGGATGTTTCTTCTACGGCTATGTCGGACCTGAAATTGATAGCAGATTGCATGATCGCTTCTGGTTACGCTAAAGAATGCATACGAGTATATAAAATTATTCGAAAGTCGATTATCGATGAAGGCATTTACAAGCTGGGGATCGAGAAACTAAGCTCGTCTCAGGTTAATAAAATGGATTGGGATGTACTGGATTTGAAAATCAAGAACTGGTTAGATGCCGAGAAAATTTCGTTGAGGACACTTTTCAAAGGAGAAAGAATCCTCTGTGATCACGTCTTTTCTTCGTCGGATTCCATCAAAGAATCTTGCTTTGCGGAGATCTCAAAAGAAGGCGCCACGCTTTTGTTTGGATTCGCCGAACTCGTCGCCAAGGCTAAGAAATCGCCGATGGAGAAAATGTTCCGTGTTCTCGATATGTACAGGGCTATTTCAGAGGATTGGCAAGAGATTGAAACGATCTTTGCTTTTGAATCAGTTTCAGCCGTCCGATTGCAAGCTATTAACTCG from Gossypium hirsutum isolate 1008001.06 chromosome D04, Gossypium_hirsutum_v2.1, whole genome shotgun sequence encodes:
- the LOC107899271 gene encoding exocyst complex component EXO70H1 is translated as MKSLCFSPRTASLSISRQSNSPSLSSTARRRFSQSEIEQAIDAAAAIIMKWDAETSAYAGVTSLFHENKREAMQFTKSVNELQDIMHLLVSDQDSGSEKFSQAQRLMQIAMKRLQKEFYQILSTNRADLDPESVSTRSSRTSTSMSDYDDDGLPDDEIRTAGDSITELEDVSSTAMSDLKLIADCMIASGYAKECIRVYKIIRKSIIDEGIYKLGIEKLSSSQVNKMDWDVLDLKIKNWLDAEKISLRTLFKGERILCDHVFSSSDSIKESCFAEISKEGATLLFGFAELVAKAKKSPMEKMFRVLDMYRAISEDWQEIETIFAFESVSAVRLQAINSLVRLSESVLSLLTDFESTIHKDSSKAMTPGSGLHRLTMYSMDYLTLLADYCNILTDIISDWPPPAKSSLPESFFNSPVSDDSPRPAISVRIAWLILVLLCKLDCKSKHYKDVSLSYLFLANNLQHVISRVRASNLMYLLGEEWITKHEAKVRQFAANYERLAWGQVFASLPENPMASMTGGKAKECFMKFTSSFEDAYSKQCSCVVPDLKLRDEIKASIGTKVVAVYREFYDMHKSTVGEESSEKLFVRFSPEDVGNYLSELFFATVSSGSSSTSSSTSSHHHRYMRSLLRA